From Pempheris klunzingeri isolate RE-2024b chromosome 16, fPemKlu1.hap1, whole genome shotgun sequence, a single genomic window includes:
- the marcksl1b gene encoding MARCKS-related protein 1-B has translation MGSQASKGDVAAEGNAAAADGAAVKTNGQENGHVKTNGDVSTKPDGDAAATNGSAEAAKEPEAGAGGDAIEPAPAADGEAAKPEGEAAAKETPKKKKKKFSLKKSFNFKLNLKKNKKSEAVKEEAAPATAAAATPAEEKPAENGAAAPAEEKKEEVKEEAAAAAAPAPAAAAPAAAAEAPKAEEGPAKEEAPKEEAKEAAAPAPEATKPTEESSSTPAPSEKKE, from the exons ATGGGATCCCAGGCATCCAAGGGAGATGTGGCCGCGGAGGGAAACGCTGCCGCCGCTGACGGTGCAGCTGTCAAGACCAACGGACAG GAGAATGGACATGTGAAGACCAATGGCGATGTCTCTACAAAGCCTGATGGGGATGCTGCCGCCACCAATGGCTCCGCAGAGGCGGCCAAGGAGCCTGAAGCCGGCGCAGGGGGCGACGCCATCGAGCCGGCGCCCGCCGCAGATGGAGAGGCAGCCAAACCTGAAGGCGAGGCTGCAGCTAAGGAGACccccaagaagaagaagaagaagttctCCCTGAAGAAGTCCTTCAACTTCAAACTGAATctgaagaagaacaagaagagcGAGGCCGTCAAGGAGGAGGCGGCCCCtgccaccgccgccgccgccaccccCGCTGAGGAGAAGCCCGCCGAGAACGGAGCAGCCgctcctgcagaggagaagaaggaggaggtgaaggaggaggctgctgccgccgccgctcctgctcctgctgctgcagctcctgctgctgcagccgagGCCCCAAAGGCAGAGGAGGGGCCGGCTAAAGAGGAGGCCCCCAAGGAGGAGGCCAAGGAGGCAGCTGCTCCGGCCCCCGAGGCCACGAAACcaacagaggagagcagctcGACCCCCGCTCCCTCTGAAAAGAAAGAGTGA